The genomic window CCCAGACGGCCCTGGACGCGCCCCCGAGCGAGCGGTTCCTTCCCCAGGACCCCGCGGCTTCCCGGGACCTGGACGCGGCGCGGCCGACGCGCAGGAGCGCCGTGGAGAGGCTGGCGGCGGACCGCGCCAAGTACCTGCGGAGCCGGCCGGGGGCTGGCCGGGGCTCAGCTTCCGAGGACGGCGGCCCCGAGGCGATCAAGGAGCAGGGGCACGACCCCGGGCCCCCGGCCCGCGCCCCGGGCCCGGTGGCACGCAGGGCTATTGCGCGGAAGCCGCTGAGGCCGGACTCGCTGGTCATCTACCGGCAGAAATGCGAATTCGTGCGAGGACCGGGCGCCGACGGCTCCAGGGCGAGCCTGGTGAAGAAGCTTTTCCAGGGGCCGGGCAAGGACAAGGCGCCGCAGCCCCCTGAGACGCCCCGGCCGGGAGAGGAGGGcaaggctgggggcggggaggctgcCCCGAGCAAGCTCGGCCTCGCAGCGGCTCCCGCAGCCCCAGCTGCCCCCGCGCCTCGCGAGACCCCCGCCCCGCCGACCGCAGCGCCCGCCGGGGTCCCGGCTGCGCGCCCGTGCCCCGAGCTGCGGGCGGCGAGGCGCGGGGGGCTGCGGCGCTCGCAGTCAGACCTCAGCTCCCGCCACTCCGCGAGCATGGCCGAGTTCGAAACCTTCTTCCAGTACTGCGGTCTGGACCCCGAGGTGGTGGAGGCTCTTGGCAGGGAGAACTTCTCCGTGGGGTCGGACCACGTGGGCCTCAAGGTGCGCAGCGTGAGCGTCGCCACCTCCGACAGCGGCTTCTCCAGGCACAGCGGCGGCGAAGAGGGGCTGCAGGAAGAGGAGCTGACAGAGCAGGTGCCCAGCACCACCTCGGTCATCGAGAGGAACGCCCGCATCATCAAGTGGCTGTACACCTGTAAGAAGGCCAAGGAGACCCCCagccaggggctgcaggggcccGCGTGACCGCCTGCGCTCGGGGACACCAGGACCCAAGGTGTGCGCCCGGAAAGCGGGGCGGGAAGCCGGGCCTGCCCGGAGGGCTTGGTGACTGTGGCCGGTGGATGTGGCTAGTTCCAGCTGATGCTTAGATTCCAGTACGCACAGTGGAAGGGACCCAGAAGATTGGGGTGCAGAGGCTTTGAGTTGAGCCACCACAGCTGCGGAGCAGAAGGCACCGACCCAGGCACCTGCAGGTCCCGGGAGCACGCTGCCACCCGACCGCCTAGAAGGGCAGTTCTGTGAGTTAACGCTGGTCCCGGCTGGCTTGTTATTGTGAAAATAAGAGAAATCAGAATTGTAAAGTCCTGTCCGCAGGCAGTTACACCCCTGCCGGTGTTACTTCCCGTGTTGAGAATGGCCTGAGAGTCCCAGTCCTGTGAGAGGCCGGCGGCTCCACCCGCAGCCCCAGGGTGGCTCTGCTGGCAGAAAGGAAGGCCCTGTTCCCTCTCCGGGCCTTTCCCAAAGTGGGAGTCTCCCCAGGACCTTGTTAGCACTTTGGCATtcatttagcaataaaaaattttgtttagctaaattttgtttaaattgctTTGAGAGCTTCAGTTTGTTAAACGGGGGAATTGGGCTAGATTGTAACTAATGTATCAGAGTTCTAAACTGCTTGGATTCTACAGTTTATTCGCCTCTGAGGACACTACAGGAAGTAACTTTCTTCCCTTTGAACAGCCAGTCGCACAGGGCTGACCTCGTCTGTGGAGGAGCAGAGGACTGTCTGTCCTCACTGCCACCTGCTCTTCCCCGAGCAGAGGGCATTGGGGAATAGTGAAGAGAAGGTACCTTTACAGGGCTCTCTTTGAGAACCAAGAATTTAAACATTGCCCTTCGATGACAACTTGCTAATTATGAGACGAAATTATTTTGTCTGCCACTGAGATAAACTACTAAGGCACAGCAGGGGCCTGGGGACCGTGTGGAGCTGCCACAGGACGTTTGAGGGTGGAGGAAATCCCAGTAAACTCTCTGGCCGTCCTCAGTACACACACGAAAGTCAGCAAGAGGAGGtgaattctttgtttttgttgaacTCAGAAAGCTCAGGATTTAAATTCTTCCTTATAATTTATGGAAGATTTGCATTTTCTACTAGCCTAAGTCCCCCAAGAGTGTATATAGgcagtcactttaaaaaaaaaagaagttcacaAATTGTCTTTTGGATCTGAGAGGAGCAGGTGCTGGGAACGTCGCCTCATGCTGCGGCTGTGAACACCGGGGTGGGGGGGCGTTGGGGGGGTGTTGGCCGCCAGGGGACACCTTCTGGCCTGCAGAGCCCCAGACCGGGGAGGGGGCCTGTCTTCTGTTAGCAAGTGACTCCAGCACTGTGCACCAGCCTTCTTTGTCCACAGAATAAAGGGAGACGGAGAGGGTTCCCAGCCTCTACGTGTATATTCTGTGCAATTCCATGATTGGAACTGGAAACGGAAAACACAAAAACACTACTGGATACTGTACAAGGTGAATTTATGAGTAAGTTCCCTCCAGGTAGCCAGAGCCTGTGCAGCCGGTCGGTGCAAATAGTGGTGAGACAACAAGATGACAGACAAACACCAAATAAAACCCgacaacagaaaaatgaaagaagccCCTCTGGTCCCTCCAGACCCAGGGCCACCCCCGTCTCTCACGCTGTAGTGTCAAAACAGTGACCTGAAAGAGAATGTAGGATTTAGCCTATCAAGTAACCTTTCCAAAGCCCTTTTAGGTTTGAACCTATGAAAAATGTAGGAAGTTTGGTTAGCCGGTGAAAACTTTCACTTTCATGACAGGAAAGTAGCTGAAGcaagagggaagggagggcaggCTTGGGAAAGTGCCAAGGGCAGACTGACAGGAGAGCAGAGGCCCTCGGCTTCTGTGTTTCACCAACCTTGATCCCATTTGTTCAAGCAGAAGACAGTGTCCCTGCCTTGCGACAAGTTTCACGTTGTTGCCCACAGCAGGGGACAGTGGCACCGAGCCCAAACGTGCTGTGCCTTCTTTGGACCTGCAATGCTGAGACCTGGCGCGGGGGCGTGGGAGGACTGTGGGAAGGGAAGGAGTTGCCTGGGCTTTCTCCAGCTCACTGGGACAGTGTCTGCCCGTGACCTCAGTCCCCTCCGCAGCCGTGGGGAAGGGCCGCACGGACGGCCAGTCACAGAGTGCGCACGCGGCCGTGGGAGATCCTCTGACTTTCTGCACAGGAGTCACCTGTTCTGAGACCGGTTCTATGACTTTGGGAGGATGTGGCAGCAGGAATTCAAGCCGTGCTTTTTCTGCTGAAATCTGTAAGGACTCAGTTTAGGATTTcatgaaaaattcagaaaatttgagATGAACAAAGGTAGGCCTTccaagtgaaagagaaaataaatacatgttacgGAGGTGTTTGTCCCCTTGGTAGGTAGAgatttataaattatgataaaGATATCTCATCCAGAATTAAATAATCAGTGCATAAGTTTCTTACCCCTTGGGggaaaaatgtttgcttttcaaaACTGAGAGAATCGGAACTGGAGAGTGACTCACAGAATACCACACAAGTCCACTGCGGATCCGTGAG from Eulemur rufifrons isolate Redbay chromosome 19, OSU_ERuf_1, whole genome shotgun sequence includes these protein-coding regions:
- the FAM110C gene encoding protein FAM110C — encoded protein: MRAQTALDAPPSERFLPQDPAASRDLDAARPTRRSAVERLAADRAKYLRSRPGAGRGSASEDGGPEAIKEQGHDPGPPARAPGPVARRAIARKPLRPDSLVIYRQKCEFVRGPGADGSRASLVKKLFQGPGKDKAPQPPETPRPGEEGKAGGGEAAPSKLGLAAAPAAPAAPAPRETPAPPTAAPAGVPAARPCPELRAARRGGLRRSQSDLSSRHSASMAEFETFFQYCGLDPEVVEALGRENFSVGSDHVGLKVRSVSVATSDSGFSRHSGGEEGLQEEELTEQVPSTTSVIERNARIIKWLYTCKKAKETPSQGLQGPA